A single genomic interval of Sebastes umbrosus isolate fSebUmb1 chromosome 9, fSebUmb1.pri, whole genome shotgun sequence harbors:
- the n4bp3 gene encoding NEDD4-binding protein 3-A, whose protein sequence is MATSVQTLPLTRGPNKNYRNPLPLSSRCGMGSVGSLVERPDVSPTKGSRAVPQVRPKQTNGLLKKGFTQRELLNYLNITRKELKASASSDGKKDVIPGLSSASGCEEDNLYAKVYNKDGTEVDLTKNSLPSGGKYEKARLRSAFKPVTPKNFSSMQNLYPSYKSEDVDHGLSNGLHKAYAHVPKAVSTSSSSSSPSRHGAPTSSGNKALSSVRGMSQEDDNLSDSGHNSMNSLPPYRPPFRPHLSHISASMGHINTIGSLDRTSLGQKAAGAGGVAIGEMACRSMATLSRLAPYGGEAPPPYEWTLSLSVEEVVRDLEERLVEKEHELKQMKRNLDESEGAIAQVFEGKQRLWEKEVDELKHLYAIKLRQVSQHAQRSQRSLQLQLFKAQQEKSRLQEELDNLNKERSQEAGVMVKRTSPTLEETQWEVCQKSGEISLLKQQLRDSQAEVTQKLSDIFQLKTQLRETCTDMRNREGQIDALKLVLQGTQRRRCSSQTAHEDGKGAEESPPAGATGGCGGPTEERLRAELLLERRQSEAQATAFEEERRTWQTEKDKVIRYQKELQASYLEMYHRNEVLEREVHQLRAGGERGGGSRNGTLEREVPELRSERASEKQDDRPSSGLPWIERIESSEI, encoded by the exons ATGGCAACCTCAGTCCAGACTCTTCCTCTGACCCGTGGCCCCAACAAAAACTACCGCAACCCGTTGCCCCTCTCGTCCCGCTGCGGCATGGGAAGTGTCGGCAGCTTGGTGGAGAGGCCAGACGTGTCTCCGACTAAAGGCAGCCGAGCAGTACCGCAGGTGAGACCCAAACAGACCAACGGCCTCCTGAAAAAAGGCTTCACCCAAAGAGAGCTACTCAACTACCTCAACATCACCAG AAAAGAGCTAAAAGCAAGCGCGAGCAGTGACGGTAAGAAGGACGTTATCCCCGGCCTCAGCTCTGCCAGCGGCTGTGAGGAGGACAACTTATACGCCAAGGTCTACAATAAAGACGGCACCGAAGTAGATCTGACAAAGAACTCACTGCCAAGTGGGGGCAAGTACGAAAAG GCTCGTTTAAGGTCCGCCTTCAAGCCCGTCACCCCCAAAAATTTCAGCTCCATGCAAAACCTCTATCCCTCTTACAAGTCGGAGGATGTGGACCACGGCCTCTCCAACGGGCTGCACAAAGCCTACGCCCATGTCCCCAAAGCTgtctccacctcttcctcctcttcctcaccctccCGTCACGGAGCACCGACATCCAGTGGTAACAAG GCCCTCTCCTCGGTGCGTGGGATGAGCCAGGAGGATGATAACCTGTCAGACTCAGGCCATAACTCCATGAACAGCCTGCCACCGTACCGGCCTCCCTTCCGCCCACACCTGTCTCACATCAG tgCGTCTATGGGCCACATCAACACCATCGGCTCCCTGGACCGCACCTCTCTGGGCCAGAAGGCTGCAGGAGCAGGGGGCGTGGCTATAGGAGAGATGGCGTGTCGGAGCATGGCGACTCTTAGCCGTCTGGCTCCATATGGAGGGGAGGCTCCACCTCCTTATGAATGGACACTCTCCCTGTCTGTAGAGGAGGTG GTCCGGGATCTTGAGGAGCGCCTGGTGGAGAAAGAGCATGAGCTGAAACAGATGAAAAGAAACCTGGATGAGAGCGAGGGCGCCATCGCTCAG GTGTTTGAAGGGAAACAGCGTCTGTGGGAGAAGGAGGTGGATGAGCTGAAACACCTGTATGCCATCAAGCTGCGTCAGGTTTCCCAGCATGCCCAGCGCTCCCAGCGCAGCCTGCAGTTGCAGCTGTTCAAGGCCCAGCAGGAGAAGAGCCGACTGCAAGAGGAGCTCGACAACCTGAATAAGGAAAGGAGCCAGGAGGCTGGAGTCATGGTGAAGCGAACCAGTCCCACTCTGGAGGAGACGCAGTGGGAG GTTTGCCAGAAGTCAGGAGAGATCTCCCTGTTGAAGCAGCAGCTGAGGGACTCCCAGGCGGAGGTGACCCAGAAGCTGAGTGATATCTTCCAGCTGAAGACGCAGCTCAGGGAGACCTGCACAGATATGCGCAACAGGGAGGGCCAGATAGACGCACTGAAGCTCGTCCTGCAGGGGACACAGCGTCGCAGATGCTCCTCTCAGACTGCACACGAGGATGGAaaaggagctgaagagagtccTCCAGCCGGGGCTACAG GAGGCTGCGGGGGCCCCACGGAGGAGCGTCTGCGCGCAGAGCTCCTGCTGGAGCGACGCCAGAGCGAGGCCCAGGCCACGGCTTTCGAGGAGGAGAGGCGGACATGGCAGACAGAGAAGGACAAGGTCATCCGCTACCAGAAGGAGCTGCAGGCCAGCTACTTAGAGATGTACCACCGCAATGAAGTGCTGGAGAGGGAAGTGCACCAGCTGAGGGCGGGcggagagcgaggaggagggAGCAGAAATGGGACACTGGAAAGAGAAGTGCCAGAGCTGAGGAGTGAGAGAGCGAGTGAAAAACAAGACGACAGACCTTCCTCTGGTTTGCCATGGATAGAGAGAATTGAATCGTCTGAGATTTAA
- the rmnd5b gene encoding E3 ubiquitin-protein transferase RMND5B — translation MEQCACVERELEKVLHRFVMYGHQSEERLDELLRSVCEIRGQLVAFGVQDADLTVLSQTMAQCCKNIKETVQMLASRHKDIHGSVSKVGKAIDRNFDAEISAVVAETVWDTPERQKYLSETIVEHLYRQGMLSVAEDLCQESGVVIDMSMKQPFLELNRILEALRMQDLRPALEWAVTNRQRLLDLNSSLEFKLHRLYFISLLSGGISNQMEALQYARHFQPFASQHQRDIQILMGSLVYLRHGIDNSPYRSLLETNQWAEICNIFTRDACALLGLSVESPLSVSFASGCMALPVLMNIKQVIEQRQCSGVWTHKDELPIEIDLGKKCWYHSVFACPILRQQTSESNPPMKLICGHVISRDALNKLTNAGKLKCPYCPMEQNPSHAKQIYF, via the exons ATGGaacagtgtgcgtgtgttgaGCGGGAGCTGGAGAAAGTGCTTCATCGCTTCGTAATGTACGGCCACCAGTCTGAGGAGAGGCTAGACGAGCTCCTGCGCAGCGTCTGTGAGATCCGAGGACAGCTAGTTGCTTTTG GAGTACAAGATGCAGACTTAACAGTCCTATCTCAGACTATGGCGCAGTGTTGTAAGAATATCAAAGAGACAGTGCAGATGCTAGCCTCCCGACATAAGGACATCCATGGCAGTGTGTCAAAAGTGGGCAAAGCCATCGACAGG AATTTCGACGCAGAGATCAGTGCTGTGGTGGCAGAGACGGTGTGGGACACcccagagagacagaaataccTGAGTGAGACCATTGTGGAGCACCTGTACAGACAAGGGATGCTCAGTGTAGCAGAGGATCTTTGTCAG GAGTCGGGTGTAGTTATTGATATGAGTATGAAGCAGCCTTTCCTGGAGCTCAACAGAATCCTTGAAGCTCTGAGGATGCAGGACCTCAGGCCGGCACTAGA GTGGGCTGTGACGAATCGGCAGCGCCTCTTGGACCTGAACAGCAGTCTAGAGTTCAAGTTGCACCGCTTGTACTTCATCAGCCTGCTCAGTGGGGGAATCAGCAACCAAATGGAGGCCCTGCAGTATGCCAGGCACTTCCAGCCCTTCGCCTCTCAGCACCAGAGAG ACattcagatcctgatgggcagtcTGGTGTATTTGCGTCACGGCATCGATAACTCTCCGTACCGCAGTCTGCTGGAGACAAATCAGTGGGCCGAGATCTGTAACATCTTCACCAGAGATGCCTGCGCTTTACTTGGTCTCTCTGTAGAGTCTCCTCTCAGCGTTAG TTTTGCATCAGGCTGTATGGCCTTGCCGGTGCTGATGAATATCAAGCAGGTGATCGAGCAGAGACAGTGCAGCGGAGTCTGGACGCACAAAGATGAGCTGCCT ATTGAAATCGACCTTGGAAAGAAGTGCTGGTACCACTCTGTGTTCGCCTGCCCGATCCTCAGGCAGCAGACGTCAGAGAGCAATCCTCCCATGAAGCTCATCTGTGGCCACGTCATCTCCAGAGACGCCCTCAACAAACTGACTAACGCTGGAAA GTTGAAATGTCCGTACTGCCCCATGGAGCAGAATCCGTCACACGCCAAGCAGATCTACTTTTGA